Proteins from one Mycobacterium adipatum genomic window:
- the hadC gene encoding (3R)-hydroxyacyl-ACP dehydratase subunit HadC, whose protein sequence is MALKADIRGMVYKYPEVFVVGREQVKQFALAVKSPDPASLHEEAAAELGHDTLVAGPTFVSIVALLVQQDFFRNVDVGMETMQIIQVDQRFVYHRPIKVGDRLHAELEIKSVENRFNADIVVTRNVLTDDDGGVIMEAFTTLMGHEGDNSVSVRYDRETGQVLRAAAGE, encoded by the coding sequence ATGGCACTGAAAGCCGACATCCGCGGGATGGTCTACAAGTACCCCGAGGTCTTCGTGGTGGGCCGCGAGCAGGTCAAGCAGTTCGCGCTCGCGGTGAAGTCGCCGGACCCGGCGTCGCTGCACGAAGAGGCCGCCGCCGAACTGGGCCACGACACGCTGGTCGCCGGCCCGACGTTCGTCTCGATCGTGGCGCTGCTGGTGCAGCAGGACTTCTTCCGCAACGTCGACGTCGGCATGGAGACCATGCAGATCATCCAGGTCGACCAGCGCTTCGTGTACCACCGCCCGATCAAGGTCGGCGACCGGCTGCACGCCGAGCTGGAGATCAAATCGGTGGAGAACCGCTTCAACGCCGACATCGTGGTGACCCGCAACGTGCTCACCGACGATGACGGCGGGGTCATCATGGAGGCGTTCACCACGCTGATGGGCCACGAAGGCGATAACTCGGTGTCGGTGCGCTATGACCGCGAGACCGGCCAGGTGCTCCGGGCCGCGGCGGGGGAGTAG
- the hadB gene encoding (3R)-hydroxyacyl-ACP dehydratase subunit HadB codes for MALREFSSVSVGDTLPEKVIPLTRQDLVNYAGVSGDLNPIHWDDEIAKQVGLDTAIAHGMLTMGLGGGYVTSWVGDPAAVTEYNVRFTAVVPVPNDGVGAEIVFNGRVKSVDPETKSVTIALSATTGGKKIFGRAVATAKLA; via the coding sequence ATGGCACTGCGTGAGTTCAGTTCGGTAAGCGTCGGCGACACCCTTCCGGAGAAGGTGATCCCGCTGACCCGGCAGGACCTGGTCAACTACGCCGGTGTGTCCGGTGACCTGAACCCGATCCACTGGGACGACGAGATCGCCAAGCAGGTCGGGCTGGACACCGCCATCGCGCACGGCATGCTCACCATGGGGCTCGGTGGCGGCTACGTCACCTCCTGGGTCGGCGACCCGGCCGCGGTGACCGAGTACAACGTCCGGTTCACCGCCGTCGTGCCGGTGCCCAATGACGGCGTCGGCGCCGAGATCGTGTTCAACGGCCGCGTGAAGTCGGTCGATCCCGAGACCAAGTCGGTGACCATCGCGCTGTCCGCCACCACTGGCGGCAAGAAGATCTTCGGCCGCGCCGTCGCGACCGCGAAGCTGGCCTGA
- the secE gene encoding preprotein translocase subunit SecE yields MSDDQPPLGPSAGEGPEDGQTSGPAAVPAGPLRPTGKRSRRTAAEPAGGAVAVAGDSGSDDADDTGSEDTPAKRTKTAKAAKTGEGRVNPFLFVWTYLKQVVGELRKVIWPNRKQMVTYTTVVLVFLAFMVALIGGVDLGLAKLVAIIFG; encoded by the coding sequence GTGAGCGACGATCAACCGCCTCTGGGGCCTTCGGCAGGCGAAGGGCCCGAGGACGGCCAGACGAGCGGTCCCGCCGCTGTTCCCGCCGGACCGTTGCGCCCCACCGGGAAGCGGTCGCGACGCACGGCAGCCGAACCGGCCGGAGGCGCCGTCGCGGTGGCCGGGGACTCTGGGTCTGACGACGCAGACGACACCGGATCCGAGGACACCCCGGCCAAACGCACGAAGACGGCGAAGGCTGCGAAGACGGGTGAGGGACGGGTCAATCCGTTCCTGTTCGTCTGGACCTACCTGAAGCAGGTCGTCGGCGAACTGCGCAAGGTCATCTGGCCGAACCGCAAACAGATGGTCACCTACACCACCGTGGTCTTGGTGTTCCTGGCCTTCATGGTCGCGCTGATCGGTGGAGTCGACCTCGGGCTGGCCAAGCTCGTGGCGATCATCTTCGGCTGA